One window from the genome of Yamadazyma tenuis chromosome 7, complete sequence encodes:
- the GLE2 gene encoding RNA export factor gle2 (COG:A; EggNog:ENOG503NU7G): MSSFLGRSTNTNPTATTSSATGQELVNDISINNPPEDSVSDLSFSSQQDLLAAASWDKKVRIYEIDSNSGNNQGRALYEHDAPVLSCVFSPDGARVASGGADKQVKLFDIASQQAQQIGVHDAPVRAVRFVECGPTNTPVVVSGSWDKTLKYWDMRSPQPVSTVNLPERCYSMDASQKLLVVGCADRHVCVIDLNNPQQIFKTSMSPLKWQTRVVSCYPQGNGYAIGSIEGRCAFSYVDEAEQSKHGFSFRCHRKTPNSTGTSALRTNTESHIYSVNSIKFHPVYGTFSTAGSDGTFCFWDKDARQRLKSFPELNHSITSSAFNKNGSIFAYAISYDWSQGHQGNRPDYPTQIKLHPTNDSEVKQKKKKI, translated from the coding sequence ATGTCTTCatttcttggaagaagcaCGAATACCAATCCTACTGCCACCACTAGCTCGGCCACAGGACAGGAACTCGTTAACGATATATCTATCAATAATCCCCCCGAGGATAGTGTTAGTGACTTGAGCTTTTCATCTCAACAGGATCTCCTCGCAGCTGCCAGTTGGGACAAAAAGGTCAGAATATATGAGATAGACTCCAATTCTGGAAACAACCAGGGCCGAGCTCTCTATGAGCATGATGCCCCTGTTCTCAGCTGTGTGTTTTCTCCGGACGGTGCTCGAGTCGCCAGTGGTGGTGCTGATAAACAagtcaagttgtttgataTTGCCAGTCAACAAGCACAACAAATTGGCGTCCATGATGCTCCCGTGAGAGCAGTGCGGTTCGTCGAATGTGGTCCCACAAATACCCCTGTGGTGGTCAGTGGATCATGGGATAAGACGTTGAAGTACTGGGATATGAGGTCCCCTCAACCAGTTTCTACTGTTAACCTTCCTGAACGATGCTATTCTATGGATGCATCAcaaaagttgttggtggtggggtGTGCCGACCGCCATGTGTGTGTGATTGATCTCAACAACCCCCAACAAATCTTTAAGACGCTGATGTCTCCACTAAAATGGCAAACCAGAGTGGTAAGTTGCTATCCCCAAGGAAATGGATATGCGATCGGGTCAATTGAAGGCCGGTGTGCATTCCTGTACGTGGATGAAGCCGAACAAAGCAAGCATGGCTTTTCTTTCCGTTGTCACCGTAAAACCCCCAACTCAACCGGTACTTCTGCTTTAAGGACCAATACTGAATCTCATATCTATTCGGTGAACTCCATTAAGTTCCACCCGGTCTATGGAACGTTCTCCACGGCTGGAAGTGATGGAACCTTTTGCTTTTGGGACAAAGATGCCCGGCAACGGTTGAAGTCGTTTCCTGAACTTAATCACTCGATTACTAGTTCTGCATTCAATAAGAATGGGTCAATATTTGCCTATGCCATTTCATATGACTGGTCCCAGGGTCACCAGGGTAACCGCCCAGACTATCCAACCCAGATCAAGTTACATCCTACCAACGACTCCGAAGTtaaacagaagaagaagaagatctgA
- a CDS encoding uncharacterized protein (EggNog:ENOG503P25F; COG:A), giving the protein MNKPPKTTVIFHGVPNDTTNWLVGIDTKFFTINQLLKGIKLIPDGIHFIHYSLPSIKSNDTNAATSSSIRYGRWIECDNSVTVLYWNSDLEKFDIVDDKNVPEALNYSKYTQNLGEIYSLTVAYPEDEAIWNGLISAIDLEIISDLVSLKSDSYSKEVNTITPSTEENTILSNQLKSKDPTRELDPNLISGSEIQFTILNFKQKRDNVSLEQISQDYLDKSWYLEETFGHDTDFVLGELQLSFVQFIILGNFCSGLQWLNTLKLLSMSKTFIVANKSFSLKFLRSFKLQLESIPAEYIGETISLNSAVDTKNFIGIMENFVKDVYPREMWGNDDCCGKMKVNGMVVDTWKKILLLIQQRFQLDLSNLENRKVDEDQFEVFDLKDYDENDEDVPAIVS; this is encoded by the coding sequence ATGAACAAGCCTCCTAAAACAACAGTAATATTCCACGGCGTACCCAATGATACCACAAACTGGcttgttggtattgataccaagttcttcaccaTTAACCAGCTTCTCAAGGGAATAAAATTGATTCCCGATGGGATCCATTTCATCCATTATTCCTTGCCCTCCATAAAATCAAATGACACAAATGCTGCAACATCTTCCAGCATACGATACGGTAGGTGGATCGAATGTGATAATAGCGTTACTGTGCTTTATTGGAATctggacttggaaaagtttgaTATCGTTGATGACAAAAACGTACCTGAAGCTTTGAATTACTCCAAATACACTCAGAATTTGGGTGAGATATATTCGCTTACAGTAGCGTACCCGGAAGATGAAGCTATATGGAATGGGTTGATCCTGGCCATTGACTTGGAGATTATACTGGACTTGGTATCATTAAAGAGTGATAGCTATTCTAAAGAAGTCAACACTAtaactccttcaactgAAGAAAATACAATTTTGCTGAACCAGCTCAAACTGAAAGATCCCACTCGTGAATTAGATCCAAACTTGATCTCTGGAAGTGAGATCCAGTTCACCatattgaacttcaaacaGAAGAGAGACAACGTTTCTCTTGAGCAAATCAGCCAAGATTATCTTGATAAATCATGgtacttggaagaaactTTTGGGCACGATACAGACTTTGTTCTTGGAGAGCTACAGCTAAGTTTTGTCCAGTTTATTATTCTAGGAAATTTCTGTTCAGGGTTGCAGTGGCTCAATACCCTCAAGCTTTTGCTGATGAGTAAGACCTTTATCGTTGCAAATAAGTCATTCAGCTTGAAGTTTTTACGGTCGTTTAAGTTGCAGTTGGAAAGTATTCCTGCCGAGTACATCGGGGAGACCATCAGTTTAAACAGCGCTGTTGATACCAAGAATTTCATTGGAATCATGGAAAACTTTGTCAAAGACGTATATCCCCGTGAAATGTGGGGCAATGACGACTGTTGTGGAAAGATGAAAGTTAATGGAATGGTTGTAGATACctggaagaagattctCCTTTTGATTCAACAACGGTTCCAGCTTGACTTATCGAATTTGGAGAACAGGAAGGTCGACGAAGACCAGTTTGAGGTATTTGACCTCAAGGATTATGATGAAaacgatgaagatgttccGGCCATTGTGTCGTGA
- the NOP8 gene encoding Nucleolar protein 8 (COG:A; EggNog:ENOG503NWYQ) translates to MSRHTRIHIGNISPKLAESPDNLTKRLSKFGDVVSPLELHSKPLNDHYYGFITLDIAPKNLHTLLTSLNNVLFMGMKLNVNTAKPSFQDQWKKDSERQVPFASKDKVQAQRQTRISEYTCNYHKNPVTNTLTTMCPSTGYSVSAHVFMDKAANTKNSSPSLTLVGSKSYGSLTRPTKFYEQRHAMIAGGGEVIRGRIRKTPRTKEKAKAQSLRILINGNLKSIKAYKTKLWGYEKHKTASDLTWYYDNGVWKGGDDHVIERVDFKCGINGAQAMDYGKQLDMAPEPSDGSQTASENQEKQKALSVLASMFVHHDFDKPTELEDDEEEVVVDSKGRKKAVRFDYETEGTVLNVEHSDSDKEDTLYVADIIEEFKSQAQIPSPEVYYDESDEGNELDFDTLGRQYSTENMAHQYLESHKEKEDVEQDEQDEQDGQDEQDEQDEQDEQDEQDEQDEQDEQDEQDEQDEQDEQDGQDEQDEQDEQDEQDEQDEQDEQDEQDEQDEQDEQDEQDEQDEQDEGEEEVDDEEEIEDEQVDQVEEEEEEEEEEEEEDKEIEDEDKDDDEAHKDDSSEEEFIPTFGSAPPKSNTEALRSLLNPQESSGFSLGLAQDDIDTSKQVDVAEQQQVLKSIKSKQKEHHQQQDEVSEPTSSRFGLFWMHTESPFLQTQTQLSKLGYVSEKVKLPGEDDEQIGSTNPEEETPYEKWFWNTRGEVSRECKRRKRDVLRVLKKKSGKNFVV, encoded by the coding sequence ATGTCTCGTCATACAAGGATTCATATAGGGAACATCTCACCCAAGCTTGCAGAGTCTCCCGATAATCTTACCAAGAGACTCTCCAAGTTCGGTGACGTTGTTTCGCCGTTGGAATTGCATTCCAAACCGTTGAATGATCATTACTATGGGTTCATCACTCTAGACATAGCTCCCAAAAACTTGCACACACTTTTGACATCTCTCAATAACGTATTGTTCATGGggatgaagttgaacgtCAACACTGCCAAACCCAGTTTCCAAGACCAATGGAAGAAAGACAGTGAGAGACAGGTTCCGTTTGCATCAAAGGATAAGGTACAAGCACAAAGACAAACCAGGATATCAGAGTATACTTGTAATTACCACAAAAATCCCGtcaccaacaccttgacCACAATGTGTCCCAGCACAGGCTACTCTGTATCTGCACACGTATTTATGGATAAGGCTGCCAATACCAAAAACTCCTCACCTTCACTCACTTTGGTAGGATCCAAGTCGTATGGATCTTTGACCCGACCTACCAAGTTTTACGAACAACGGCACGCCATGATCGCGGGGGGAGGCGAGGTGATCAGAGGAAGAATACGGAAAACTCCCCGGACGAAAGAGAAGGCTAAGGCCCAATCGTTGAGGATCTTGATTAACGGGAACTTGAAGCTGATTAAGGCCTACAAGACCAAGTTATGGGGGTACGAAAAACACAAAACCGCAAGTGACTTGACGTGGTACTATGACAACGGAGTATGGAAGGGTGGAGACGACCATGTTATTGAGCGTGTGGACTTTAAGTGTGGAATAAATGGAGCTCAGGCTATGGACTATGGAAAGCAGTTAGACATGGCACCAGAACCATCCGATGGGTCTCAGACAGCCAGTGAAAATCAGGAGAAGCAGAAGGCTTTGTCGGTATTGGCCAGCATGTTTGTTCACCATGATTTTGATAAACCGACcgagttggaagatgatgaagaggaagtggtggtggacaGTAAAGGAAGGAAGAAAGCTGTGAGATTCGACTATGAAACAGAAGGGACTGTCTTGAATGTGGAGCATTCAGACTCAGATAAAGAAGACACGTTGTATGTGGCGGATATaattgaagagttcaagaGCCAAGCGCAAATACCGCTGCCAGAGGTTTATTATGATGAAAGTGACGAGGGAAATGAGTTGGACTTTGATACGTTGGGACGGCAGTATAGTACTGAGAATATGGCTCACCAGTATTTGGAGTCTCACAAGGAGAAGGAAGATGttgagcaagatgagcaagatgagcaagatgggcaagatgagcaagatgagcaagatgagcaagatgagcaagatgagcaagatgagcaagatgagcaagatgagcaagatgagcaagatgagcaagatgagcaagatgagcaagatgggcaagatgagcaagatgagcaagatgagcaagatgagcaagatgagcaagatgagcaagatgagcaagatgagcaagatgagcaagatgagcaagatgagcaagatgagcaagatgagcaagatgagcaagatgaaggtgaagaagaagttgacgacgaagaagaaattgaagatgaacaagttgaccaagttgaagaagaagaagaagaagaagaagaagaagaagaagaagataaagagattgaagacgaagataaagatgacgatgaagcTCACAAGGATGACTCTTCAGAGGAAGAGTTCATACCAACATTCGGGTCTGCTCCCCCCAAGAGCAATACAGAAGCGTTGAGAAGCTTGCTCAACCCTCAAGAATCATCTGGTTTCAGCCTTGGCCTCGCCCAAGACGACATCGATACCTccaaacaagttgatgtagCCGAGCAGCAGCAAGTATTGAAGCTGATCAAGTCgaaacaaaaagaacaccatcaacaacaagacGAGGTGAGTGAACCAACCAGTTCAAGATTTGGACTCTTCTGGATGCACACAGAATCGCCCTTCTTACAAACCCAAACTCAGCTCAGCAAATTGGGGTACGTTTCTGAAAAGGTCAAATTGCCTGGCGAAGACGACGAACAAATTGGCAGCACTAACCCTGAGGAAGAAACTCCCTATGAAAAATGGTTTTGGAATACGAGAGGAGAAGTATCGAGAGAGTgcaagagaagaaagagagaCGTCTTGagagtgttgaagaagaagtcggGTAAGAATTTTGTAGTTTAG
- a CDS encoding uncharacterized protein (EggNog:ENOG503PVEQ) produces MLRVFRPLKFPCIQVCLTSFRTVSTAPLPDTTMDPNAFYGLPTNYGWFYIPKKLYATDWTLPAVNEKIKQVYPDIESNAPSFQDIQDVIDDWCIEAKMATKPKPTKITKADKEELKHFMLYKSQLKPLMREQNRSKKRLAKEQDMMLRKSQKVQRAKERENAIEYVAKHGKFPEDYDFSQIKLTHAWNHYSAKFYKEAGASGQTKQNLSVQWKEMSKEKKEEYREEYIQHLKEGILYQRGELVPIKEKFKSLRK; encoded by the coding sequence ATGTTGAGAGTATTCAGACCGTTGAAATTTCCATGTATACAGGTGTGTCTAACTCTGTTCCGGACTGTGTCAACTGCCCCTCTACCAGATACTACTATGGATCCCAATGCGTTCTACGGGCTTCCTACCAACTATGGATGGTTTTACATTCCCAAGAAATTATATGCTACTGACTGGACTCTACCTGCCGTTAAcgaaaaaatcaaacaagtGTATCCGGACATTGAACTGAATGCTCCATCTTTTCAGGATATCCAAGATGTTATAGACGACTGGTGCATAGAAGCAAAGATGGCCACAAAGCCAAAACCCACAAAAATCACAAAAGCCGATAAGGAAGAGTTAAAGCATTTTATGTTGTACAAACTGCAATTGAAGCCCCTTATGAGAGAACAAAACCGGAGTAAAAAGAGATTGGCCAAAGAACAGGATATGATGTTAAGGAAACTGCAGAAGGTGCAACGagccaaagaaagagaaaatgCAATTGAGTATGTAGCCAAGCATGGAAAGTTCCCCGAAGACTATGATTTTTCTCAAATTAAGCTCACCCATGCCTGGAATCATTATTCTGCTAAATTCTATAAAGAAGCTGGAGCCTCTGGTCAGACTAAGCAGAATCTTTCAGTTCAATGGAAGGAAATGAGtaaagagaagaaagaggaGTATCGGGAAGAATACATACAACACCTCAAAGAGGGAATTCTTTACCAACGAGGAGAACTAGTGCCAATTAAAGAGAAGTTCAAGCTGCTCAGGAAATAA
- the GEF2 gene encoding chloride channel (COG:P; EggNog:ENOG503NU7S), translated as MNNTFIDWYSETTLISHSSVSFTYKKWLVIVITAVVSGYAVTIIDLISVWLNDLRKGICLSDLDKWSLLNPYSSCPAGAWNNWSEILVNSDRVVASTLVNFPIFVITGSVCAALAIYVSQTEPSIQQSGIPEVKSIIQGFNYNLDKYLGLRTLFLEIVGLSLVSASGFWLGKEGPFVHVACCILNVMYNLILGKLQGTEAVRRELLSAATATGISLAFNSPIGGVLFVLECIPSYFFPTKIMWNSFVSAAIGLVVLVGFRSFTEGINFNEEDLFSVEFGGFSWLILELIPFIGLGVIGGFYGWVFISIYTWTMKSRASIQQRLCTIFRVPIEKANYLEILLIFFVTCILNFPIAMSRLQLDAFLKSLFINCPEPGESNEQNSASLMCSSSNVVTSIKLLYIAVQALFLSAYSFGTILPGGVLMPSLVIGAVSGRFVGIMSKGIQSLLFGSSDTCTQNSCLVSPASYAVIGAGAFMTGVTKLTMCVVVILFELSGALSYVLPIMVAVMVSKFVSDYLCSENIYDALLTHGFNKSKIVTGDVMYNVGKGSGLFQFSNSTAFIKAKLPEVTVSKVMIPVKNTKCIYLVSDEAMTLNQLHAFLIENTHEGFPLLASPTNPISLGYIHKQDIYTSLSHIDSANGEDIISFQVSGVPTEVLSHQIRHEQGVDPNTLIKLELEPEKPFIIMNDKTWLSLVIDVFEKMYLNYLIIVDSGNHTPRLMTGFIDRFIIAKLVEEQFASIRDEPMLDEEYMQQFDIEAEDSIEGANQSLLFHRERESIELIT; from the coding sequence ATGAATAACACATTTATTGATTGGTACTCTGAAACCACGTTGATCTCCCACAGCTCAGTTTCCTTCACCTACAAAAAGTGGCTTGTTATTGTCATCACAGCAGTTGTGTCAGGGTATGCCGTGACAATAATTGACCTTATATCTGTTTGGCTCAATGACTTACGAAAGGGAATATGTCTAAGTGATTTAGACAAATGGTCCCTATTAAATCCATATCTGTCATGTCCAGCGGGTGCTTGGAATAACTGGTCCGAGATATTAGTGAATTCGGATCGAGTGGTTGCTAGTACGTTGGTGAACTTTCCAATCTTTGTGATCACTGGCTCTGTTTGTGCAGCTTTAGCCATCTACGTGTCTCAGACAGAACCTTCCATTCAGCAATCAGGTATACCAGAAGTGAAACTGATCATCCAGGGATTCAACTACAACTTGGATAAATACTTGGGATTGAGAACACTATTTTTGGAAATTGTGGGGTTGAGCTTGGTGTCTGCTAGTGGATTTTGGTTGGGTAAAGAAGGTCCTTTTGTGCATGTGGCATGTTGTATTCTTAATGTGATGTATAACTTGATCCTCGGTAAATTGCAAGGAACCGAAGCAGTAAGACGTGAGCTCTTGAGTGCAGCCACTGCTACGGGCATTTCGTTGGCCTTTAATTCGCCAATTGGAGGAGTTTTGTTTGTGCTCGAGTGTATTCCTAGTTATTTCTTTCCCACTAAAATCATGTGGAACTCATTCGTTAGTGCTGCCATTGGACTTGTGGTTTTGGTAGGGTTTAGGTCATTTACCGAAGGTATTAACTTTAATGAAGAAGACCTCTTTTCAGTCGAATTCGGAGGGTTCAGTTGGTTGattcttgaactcattCCCTTCATCGGTTTAGGAGTTATTGGCGGATTCTACGGGTGGGTTTTTATCCTGATCTACACCTGGACCATGAAATCTAGAGCTAGTATTCAACAAAGATTGTGTACAATATTCAGGGTTCCAATTGAAAAGGCCAATTActtggagatcttgttgatcttCTTTGTCACTTGTATATTAAATTTCCCCATAGCCATGTCAAGATTGCAGTTGGATGCgttcttgaagagtttgttTATAAATTGCCCTGAACCAGGTGAGTCAAACGAGCAGAATTCGGCCAGTCTTATGTGTTCTTCGTCTAACGTGGTTACTTCCATTAAGTTGCTTTATATCGCTGTCCAGGCGTTGTTCTTGAGTGCTTACTCGTTTGGAACCATTTTACCTGGTGGAGTATTGATGCCTTCTTTGGTAATCGGAGCCGTCAGCGGGAGATTTGTGGGGATCATGTCCAAAGGCATTCAGAGTCTTCTATTTGGGTCCTCAGATACTTGCACCCAAAACTCGTGTCTTGTATCACCAGCTTCGTATGCTGTCATTGGTGCTGGGGCTTTTATGACTGGAGTCACGAAATTGACCATGTGTGTGGTGGTTATTTTATTCGAGTTATCTGGAGCACTTTCCTATGTGCTTCCAATAATGGTGGCTGTAATGGTTCTGAAGTTCGTTAGTGACTACTTGTGCAGTGAAAATATCTACGATGCTTTGCTCACACATggtttcaacaagtccaagatcGTGACTGGAGATGTGATGTACAATGTTGGTAAGGGCAGTGGGCTCTTTCAGTTCAGCAATTCTACTGCTTTCATCAAAGCAAAGTTGCCGGAGGTAACTGTATCCAAAGTGATGATACCAGTGAAGAACACCAAGTGTATCTACCTTGTGTCTGATGAAGCGATGACATTGAACCAACTACATGCctttttgattgaaaacaCCCATGAAGGGTTCCCACTTCTTGCATCGCCAACAAACCCAATATCATTGGGGTATATCCATAAGCAGGATATATACACCAGTTTATCGCATATTGATTCTGCCAATGGAGAAGACATCATAAGCTTCCAGGTTTCAGGAGTCCCCACAGAAGTCCTTTCACACCAAATACGACACGAACAGGGTGTAGATCCAAATACCCTCATCAAATTGGAACTTGAGCCTGAAAAACCCTTCATTATCATGAATGATAAAACATGGTTGAGTCTTGTTATCGATGTGTTCGAGAAAATGTACTTGAACTACCTTATAATCGTCGATTCGGGTAATCATACACCTCGGTTGATGACAGGCTTCATTGACCGGTTTATCATTGCCAAGTTGGTAGAGGAGCAATTTGCATCCATCAGAGACGAGCCCATGTTAGATGAAGAATACATGCAACAATTTGACATTGAAGCAGAGGATAGCATTGAAGGGGCCAACCAGCTGCTATTATTCCACAGAGAGAGAGAGAGTATTGAATTGATTACATGA
- a CDS encoding uncharacterized protein (EggNog:ENOG503A8F1; COG:K,L), giving the protein MSHQNTPHLSNRPGGGSDTIKPTDSSTSVSDFQASSPKQLLNAYVYDFLVKSRLPHTAKVFVNEADVPGGPDGHSPVMGNGNPAQSPGMIQFHKENNLPFSKVTMDAPQGFLFEWWSVFWDVYHAKNKKHSTPMASQYYQVQMMKQRQQQEAQGLGMNGGSFLMPQQQQMNPQQPGQPMQKGGPQGPQTAEQQRIMMQFMLNKQQQQGGQPFTQMDPQQQQAMAASMGLQNPNLPQQMFMMQQNPSQNRIQQHAQSQMNNLRQQAAVAAQRSGDQASPQPSNNGVRPGMTPQQQAAVIASQQGGQRPPSQGNLLMNGMQYSPQMMNGAAPTPFPQQQPPPPQQQQPLQPQQQPNGSVIYTNGNFKNNRNSTNGNPNPGAPANGNPANNRNINALQDYQMQLMLLEKQNKKRLDIARNSGSADPNALATLTAGMLPPNQSQIQQQLQLHQQSQSQQQAQQIAGQTPTSNPTKLSPSLSGPSPVIGNKPSPGGPKKRKEPAGKRGRKQSTSNQTTTPNSAPTPSHLKKEFSTPLTPTSETPNDTSNINVKRKRKGSVVGESPKKAALNKKNDIDSLKEEKDDKTDDSLNVMVPPSALSGNFHDIGQGDQMFSMDVLDSSSGDNQLFGSGSNSNGLEDIDFDFNSFLDGNNDGINTFNWGGVDAVDAIESGDS; this is encoded by the coding sequence ATGAGCCATCAAAACACCCCTCATCTTTCTAATCGTCCGGGCGGTGGGTCCGATACTATAAAACCAACCGATTCGTCAACGAGTGTATCTGACTTCCAGGCCTCGTCGCCCAAGCAGTTGTTAAATGCCTACGTCTACGACTTTCTCGTCAAAAGCCGGTTGCCTCATACCGCCAAAGTGTTTGTCAATGAAGCCGATGTTCCTGGTGGCCCAGATGGCCATTCTCCGGTAATGGGGAATGGTAACCCGGCCCAATCACCGGGGATGATCCAGTTCCATAAAGAAAACAATCTTCCTTTTCTGAAGGTCACCATGGATGCCCCCCAAGGGTTTTTGTTTGAGTGGTGGCTGGTCTTTTGGGATGTTTATCATGCCAAAAATAAAAAGCACTCGACTCCCATGGCATCTCAATAttaccaagttcaaatgATGAAGCAGAGACAACAGCAGGAAGCACAAGGTCTTGGTATGAACGGTGGTCTGTTCCTTATGCCCCAACAGCAACAGATGAACCCTCAACAACCAGGTCAACCAATGCAAAAAGGTGGTCCTCAAGGTCCTCAAACCGCTGAGCAACAACGGATTATGATGCAGTTCATGTTGAACaaacagcagcaacaggGTGGTCAGCCGTTTACTCAGATGGAccctcaacaacaacaggCCATGGCTGCCTCCATGGGACTTCAAAATCCTAATCTCCCACAGCAGATGTTCATGATGCAACAAAATCCGAGCCAAAATCGTATTCAGCAACATGCACAGAGCCAAATGAACAATTTACGACAACAGGCGGCAGTGGCTGCCCAAAGACTGGGGGACCAAGCGTCTCCTCAACCTTCCAACAATGGGGTCCGACCTGGTATGACTCCTCAACAACAGGCGGCCGTTATAGCCTCGCAGCAAGGAGGACAACGGCCTCCTCTGCAAGGAAACCTTCTCATGAATGGCATGCAGTATTCACCTCAAATGATGAATGGAGCTGCACCCACTCCTTTTCCCCAACAACAACCTCCTCcacctcaacaacaacaaccacttcaaccacaacaacaGCCCAATGGTAGTGTGATATACACCAACGggaacttcaagaacaataGAAACAGTACCAATGGAAACCCCAATCCAGGTGCCCCTGCAAATGGTAATCCAGCCAACAATAGAAACATTAATGCTCTTCAGGATTACCAAATGCAGTTGATGCTACTTGAGAAGCAAAAcaagaagagattggaTATCGCTCGAAACAGTGGGTCAGCGGATCCAAACGCACTTGCCACGCTAACAGCTGGAATGTTACCTCCTAATCAACTGCAAATacagcaacaacttcaactccatcaacagTCGCAActgcaacaacaagcaCAACAGATAGCAGGTCAGACCCCAACCTCCAACCCGACAAAACTATCTCCCTCACTTTCGGGTCCTTCCCCGGTCATTGGTAATAAGCCATCTCCTGGGGGTCccaaaaagagaaaagagcCTGCTGGAAAAAGAGGGAGAAAACAGAGCACTAGTAATCAAACCACCACTCCAAACAGTGCTCCAACTCCTTCCCATCTCAAGAAGGAGTTTTCCACTCCTCTCACTCCCACTTCAGAGACGCCTAATGATACTTCTAATATCAATGTAAAGAGGAAGAGAAAGGGGAGTGTTGTTGGTGAGTCTCCTAAGAAGGCTGCTCTCAATAAGAAGAATGATAttgattctttgaaagaagaaaaggacGATAAGACCGACGATTCATTAAATGTAATGGTTCCTCCCTCGGCACTCTCCGGCAACTTCCATGATATTGGTCAAGGCGATCAGATGTTTTCAATGGATGTGTTAGACAGTAGCTCCGGTGACAATCAATTGTTTGGCAGTGGCTCTAACTCCAATGGTTTGGAAGATATCgattttgatttcaatctGTTTTTGGATGGTAATAATGATGGAATTAATACTTTCAATTGGGGTGGGGTTGATGCTGTCGATGCCATAGAAAGTGGCGATTCCTAG
- the ALG3 gene encoding dolichyl-P-Man:Man(5)GlcNAc(2)-PP-dolichol alpha-1,3-mannosyltransferase (CAZy:GT58; EggNog:ENOG503NW6D; COG:G): MPPTEGNRPQELPEFTLKNVLTDIYNAIYGLLFDPDYKRLVGPIIAIVTSIGTKVIIAKVPYTEIDFNTYMQQIEVVNDGELDYSLIKGDTGPAVYPAGFIQVYQFIYWLTNNGTDILTAQTIFSYLFTLSVIMAMFTYTGVRPWVLILSVCSKRLVSIYVLRLFNDGFTTLAMIGVTLVLQQTAYWYATLGPNLTFAATCIAADLFSMAISVKMNALLYLPGFIVVIYFLNGENLLKSLTTLLIIPLVQVSIGWKFLLPLFNDEMAKYLRWTYINQAFKFDRKFLYEWTVNWKFTRDAYLEYK, translated from the exons ATGCCTCCAACAGAAGGGAATAGACCTCAAGAACTTCCTGAATTCACCTTGAAAAATGTATTGACTGACATATATAATGCTATATATGGGCTTTTATTTGATCCTGACTACAAAAGATTAGTGGGTCCTATAATTGCAATAGTAACATCGATTGGTACAAAAGTGATTATAGCCAAAGTCCCTTATACAGAAATCGATTTCAACACTTATATGCAACAAATAGAAGTTGTAAATGATGGCGAATTGGACTACAGTTTAATCAAAGGTGATACAGGACCAGCTGTTTATCCAGCAGGATTCATCCAGGTGTACCAATTCATTTATTGGTTGACCAACAACGGAACAGACATTTTAACTGCACAGACTATATTTTCCTATTTGTTCACTCTTTCGGTAATCATGGCAATGTTCACGTATACTGGAGTAAGGCCGTGGGTATTGATTTTGCTGGTATGCAGCAAGAGGCTTGTTTCAATCTATGTTTTAAGATTATTCAATGATGGGTTTACTACTCTCGCCATGATTGGTGTTACcttggttcttcaacaaacaGCATATTGGTATGCTACCTTGGGGCCCAATTTGACGTTTGCTGCTACATGTATTGCAGCAGATTTGTTCAGTATGGCTATTTCCGTCAAGATGAATGCTCTTTTGTACTTGCCTGGATTCATAGTGGTGATCTACTTTTTGAATGGTGAGAATTTGTTAAAGCTGTTGACAACCCTATTAATTATCCCCTTAGTTCAAGTAAGCATTGGCTGGAAGTTTTTGTTGCCTCTTTTCAATGACGAAATGGCCAAGTATTTGAGATGGACTTACATCAACCAGGCCTTTAAATTTGATAGAAAATTCTTGTATGAATGGACTGTTAACTGGAAGTTT ACTCGTGATGCTTATCTTGAGTACAAGTAA